From a region of the Deltaproteobacteria bacterium genome:
- a CDS encoding UDP-N-acetylmuramoyl-tripeptide--D-alanyl-D-alanine ligase produces MIHQTLVQANHAMLGKVGQGNPEATFRGVSTDTRLLKREELFFCLLGKRDGHEFIAEALVKGASGVVIDQAHANLIAQHPKKNFIIVPDTLSALGDLARAWRRRFDIPILAITGSSGKTTTKDFCALVLASQYQCLATTGNLNNLIGVPLTLFGLNANHQVAVIEMGMNDFGEIDRLAEITEPTMGVITNIGPAHLEKLSDLSGVAKAKGELFARLNTEGVALVNGDDPAVVQLTTLARKIVYGTKDSADVQATKVRQTGLQLEIEGTLFKEPFAVSLPMLGTHNVYNVLVALTVAKLLKVPIQQALHALLQYRGHAHRLEVLQLKNGALLIDDCYNANPLSMESALQVLRDIDSNKKTLAILGDMLELGDYSEAGHRRVGKRVADLKIDYLVAVGSHAHWLAKAAIASGMNPDQVLLTQDITLEHPTFKNFLAKAEVLLVKGSRGIHLERIVAELTS; encoded by the coding sequence ATGATTCATCAAACCCTTGTTCAAGCCAATCATGCGATGTTGGGTAAAGTTGGCCAAGGCAATCCTGAAGCTACCTTCAGGGGCGTTAGCACCGACACTCGTTTACTTAAGAGAGAAGAGTTGTTTTTTTGTTTGTTGGGTAAAAGGGATGGGCATGAATTTATTGCCGAGGCTTTGGTTAAAGGTGCCAGTGGTGTGGTGATCGATCAAGCCCATGCGAATTTAATAGCCCAACATCCTAAAAAAAATTTTATCATCGTGCCTGATACGCTAAGCGCCTTGGGTGATTTAGCCAGGGCTTGGCGGCGGCGCTTTGATATTCCTATTTTGGCCATCACCGGCAGTAGTGGCAAGACGACCACCAAAGATTTTTGTGCCCTGGTTTTAGCTTCTCAATATCAATGTTTGGCAACGACGGGGAATTTGAACAACCTTATTGGAGTGCCGCTTACTTTATTTGGGTTAAATGCGAATCATCAAGTTGCCGTGATTGAAATGGGCATGAATGATTTTGGCGAAATTGATCGCTTAGCCGAAATCACCGAGCCCACCATGGGAGTGATTACCAATATTGGGCCGGCGCATTTGGAAAAACTAAGCGATCTTAGCGGGGTGGCCAAAGCAAAAGGGGAATTGTTTGCTCGATTAAATACCGAAGGAGTGGCCTTAGTGAATGGCGATGATCCTGCTGTGGTTCAACTTACAACCCTGGCTCGAAAAATTGTTTATGGCACCAAGGATTCGGCCGATGTTCAAGCAACGAAAGTGCGACAAACAGGGTTACAATTAGAAATTGAAGGGACTCTTTTCAAAGAGCCGTTTGCCGTTAGTCTGCCCATGTTGGGCACGCATAATGTTTACAACGTATTGGTGGCCTTAACCGTGGCCAAATTGCTGAAAGTGCCCATTCAACAGGCCTTGCACGCCTTGTTGCAATATCGAGGCCATGCTCATCGTTTAGAAGTTTTGCAGCTTAAAAATGGGGCCTTACTGATTGATGATTGCTACAATGCCAATCCCCTTTCCATGGAATCAGCCTTGCAAGTATTGCGGGATATCGATTCTAACAAAAAGACCTTAGCGATTTTGGGAGACATGCTAGAGTTGGGCGACTATAGCGAGGCAGGCCATCGCCGTGTTGGCAAGAGGGTGGCTGATTTGAAGATCGATTACTTGGTTGCAGTGGGTTCTCATGCGCACTGGCTGGCAAAGGCCGCCATTGCGAGCGGGATGAATCCTGACCAGGTATTATTAACTCAAGATATAACGTTGGAGCACCCCACTTTTAAAAATTTTTTAGCCAAGGCAGAAGTCTTATTAGTCAAAGGCTCACGAGGGATTCACTTGGAAAGGATTGTTGCTGAGCTTACGTCATAA
- a CDS encoding UDP-N-acetylmuramoyl-L-alanyl-D-glutamate--2,6-diaminopimelate ligase, protein MLDAIPLTELLEGVELVGNPPIPSLVIRKIVGNSKEVGPGSLFVAVTGLKIDGHNFLGEALKNGAVALLGEKNMDLPPYVPYLQLKDSRRALSRIAANFYRHPAWAMKIIGVTGTNGKTTVTYLIEWILKQAGIFSGVLGTINCRYLDQIIPSPLTTPDPIFIHKILSDMHQQGVQVGVMEVSSHALDLYRVEDIPFDLCIFTNLTQEHLDYHKSMELYFESKKRLFKELLLKKGKGVRKGIVNVDDPYGRRLIDCVTNGIIDTFSLTPNPKWTYRVSQFSISLDGLTAQVETPFGPLPIASQLIGAFNLSNLVAAIVAAINLDIPFNTIREALLTFPGVPGRLQRIAHPRGVYVFVDYAHTPDALKNVLTAMHSLRCKKIITVFGCGGDRDASKRPEMGREVAKFSDFAVITSDNPRTEDPLHIIDQIIPGVEAGGLVKGKSYLVEPNRRQAIAQALAMAKSGDVVLIAGKGHEDYQIIGTTQTHFDDAEVAKEFCL, encoded by the coding sequence ATGTTAGATGCAATTCCTTTGACGGAGCTTTTAGAAGGCGTGGAGTTGGTAGGGAACCCACCGATTCCTTCCTTAGTGATTCGTAAAATTGTGGGTAATTCTAAAGAGGTCGGGCCGGGTTCGCTATTTGTGGCGGTCACCGGGCTCAAAATAGATGGGCATAATTTTTTAGGCGAGGCGTTAAAGAATGGGGCCGTGGCCTTGCTAGGTGAAAAAAATATGGACCTGCCCCCTTATGTGCCCTATTTGCAACTCAAAGATTCCAGGCGCGCCTTGAGCCGGATAGCGGCTAATTTTTATCGTCATCCTGCTTGGGCGATGAAAATAATAGGTGTTACCGGCACCAATGGCAAAACAACCGTTACCTATTTGATTGAGTGGATTTTAAAACAAGCCGGTATTTTTTCAGGCGTGTTAGGCACGATTAATTGCCGCTATTTAGATCAAATCATTCCTTCCCCTCTTACCACCCCCGATCCCATTTTTATTCACAAAATTTTATCCGACATGCATCAACAGGGAGTGCAAGTGGGTGTGATGGAGGTGAGTTCGCATGCCTTAGATCTTTATCGGGTTGAAGACATTCCCTTTGATTTGTGTATTTTTACCAATCTTACCCAAGAACATTTAGATTACCATAAAAGTATGGAACTTTATTTTGAGAGTAAGAAACGTTTATTCAAAGAATTATTACTCAAAAAAGGCAAAGGGGTGCGTAAAGGCATTGTGAATGTTGATGACCCCTATGGTAGGCGGCTCATTGATTGTGTGACAAATGGCATTATCGACACTTTTTCTTTAACGCCCAATCCCAAATGGACGTATCGGGTGAGTCAATTTTCTATTTCTCTTGATGGTTTAACCGCACAAGTCGAGACCCCGTTTGGGCCACTACCTATTGCGAGCCAATTGATAGGTGCCTTTAATTTATCGAACCTTGTGGCAGCTATTGTAGCGGCTATTAATTTAGACATACCTTTCAATACCATTCGCGAAGCTCTTTTAACTTTTCCAGGGGTGCCGGGGCGATTGCAGCGAATTGCGCATCCGCGGGGAGTTTATGTATTTGTCGACTATGCTCATACCCCTGATGCCTTAAAAAATGTTTTAACAGCGATGCACAGCTTGCGTTGTAAAAAGATCATTACAGTGTTTGGTTGTGGTGGCGATCGAGATGCATCGAAGCGCCCCGAGATGGGCCGCGAAGTCGCAAAATTTTCTGATTTTGCCGTGATTACGAGTGACAATCCTCGCACCGAAGATCCGCTGCATATTATCGATCAAATCATCCCTGGGGTTGAAGCCGGGGGTTTGGTAAAAGGCAAGTCTTATCTCGTGGAACCTAACCGTCGCCAGGCCATTGCTCAAGCCCTGGCGATGGCTAAATCGGGGGATGTTGTGTTGATTGCTGGCAAGGGGCATGAAGATTATCAAATCATTGGGACAACCCAAACCCACTTTGATGATGCAGAAGTCGCTAAGGAATTTTGCTTATGA